From a region of the Carassius auratus strain Wakin chromosome 31, ASM336829v1, whole genome shotgun sequence genome:
- the LOC113050844 gene encoding fidgetin, whose product MSSNMISGVYGVTMQWSPEQSQWAEQHYDITSTTRSPGHKFEALRDPRLTGSTSAAAYQHSWANDDISALTASNLLKRYAERYSAILDLPCESGFMGYSDISVSVRGPGVVNNGPPLLNARKVEAEPWMESVYPPLGCMPEHLPKAPHSVTDVSVSACNSPVIGSGTLPEPSFSSSSCHSQTGNQEYSSTPYSTPFLQPVGNYGGSLFHPTPSHASLVSTYNANTSPNLAAYSYPNTRYPPQAVLPGGYSPPSAYLPAGVTPPNPLPAVGYPYQATSLGGSVSESDVPSATSLSKSYYPSTQSEIGVFEEFDFGSNSNSDSRSEGSPLYRPSGNETVDKQNGFNQSADVKSSSFKPVNHGDSLRSLGTLTVAMNRQNTGTSGQRFPSTSASIVTSHQHHCLDTNTP is encoded by the exons ATGTCAAGCAATATGATCAGCGGTGTATATG GTGTGACCATGCAGTGGAGCCCTGAGCAGTCTCAGTGGGCGGAGCAACATTATGACATCACTTCCACCACACGCTCACCAGGGCATAAGTTCGAAGCACTTAGGGATCCAAGGCTAACAGGTTCGACCTCAGCTGCAGCGTATCAACATTCATGGGCAAACGATGACATTTCAGCTCTGACCGCTTCTAACCTGCTCAAGAGGTATGCAGAGAGATATTCAGCCATTCTGGATCTACCCTGTGAGAGTGGATTTATGGGATATTCAGACATCTCCGTTAGTGTTAGGGGACCTGGTGTTGTGAATAATGGGCCACCCCTTCTTAATGCACGGAAGGTGGAGGCAGAGCCATGGATGGAGAGTGTCTACCCTCCATTAGGTTGCATGCCCGAACATCTTCCCAAAGCACCACACAGTGTGACGGATGTGTCTGTCAGTGCATGTAACTCACCGGTTATAGGCAGTGGGACTCTTCCAGAACCTAGTTTCTCAAGCAGCAGTTGTCACAGTCAGACTGGGAATCAGGAATACAGCAGCACTCCCTACAGCACTCCCTTCCTGCAGCCTGTAGGCAATTACGGTGGCTCTCTTTTCCACCCTACCCCTTCCCATGCAAGTCTGGTATCAACCTACAATGCTAACACCTCACCAAACCTAGCTGCGTACAGTTACCCTAACACCCGTTACCCCCCACAGGCCGTTCTTCCTGGTGGATACAGTCCTCCCTCGGCGTATCTTCCTGCAGGTGTAACTCCTCCCAACCCCCTTCCAGCTGTGGGATACCCATACCAAGCCACCAGCCTGGGAGGTAGTGTCTCTGAAAGTGATGTCCCAAGTGCTACCAGCCTTTCAAAGTCATATTACCCGTCAACTCAAAGCGAGATTGGAGTATTTGAGGAGTTTGATTTTGGCAGCAACTCTAATTCAGACTCTAGGTCTGAAGGCAGCCCCTTATACAGACCATCAGGAAATGAAACGGTGGACAAGCAAAATGGGTTCAACCAGTCGGCAGATGTAAAATCTTCATCTTTCAAGCCAGTTAATCACGGAGACTCTTTAAGAAGCCTGGGGACTCTCACAGTAGCCATGAACAGACAGAACACTGGTACATCCGGACAACGCTTTCCATCTACCTCAGCTTCTATTGTCACTTCTCACCAACATCATTGCCTTGACACAAACACACCATGA